The Chrysemys picta bellii isolate R12L10 chromosome 12, ASM1138683v2, whole genome shotgun sequence genome has a segment encoding these proteins:
- the FSCN2 gene encoding fascin-2, with translation MPTNGIHQVLKIQFGLINCQNRYLTAESFGYKVNASAPSLKRKQIWTLEQDEADSSVVFLRSHLGRYLAADKDGKVSCEAEKPGRDGRFTIVTQSDGRWALQSQPYKRFFGGSEDRLSCFAQAVTEAELWTVHLAIHPQANLLSISRRRYAHLSALEDEISTDSNIPWGVDALITLTFQNQRYCLRACDNRYLQNDGALVPEPGPRTGYTLEFKAGKLAFKDCNGKYLAPMGPTGTLKAGRSSKPGKDELFDLEESHPQVVFLASNGRYVSIRQGVNVSANQDEEMTHETFQMQIDRETKKCVFHSNAGSSWTLVSHGGIQVTATSVAANNMFDIEWRGRRVALKASNGKYICAKKNGQLAAVSDSVGEDEEFVLKLINRPILVLRGDHGFVCCHRGSNLLDANRATYDVFQLLFSDGAYHIRGLGGKFWYIASSGAICSDGEMSEDFFFEFRERGRVAVRGKNGKYLRGDTAGTLRADADSLPRATLWEY, from the exons ATGCCAACCAACGGGATCCACCAGGTCTTGAAGATCCAGTTTGGCTTGATCAACTGCCAGAACCGCTACCTGACGGCTGAGAGCTTTGGCTACAAGGTCAACGCCTCGGCGCCCAGCCTGAAGAGGAAGCAGATCTGGACCCTGGAGCAGGATGAGGCCGACAGCTCCGTGGTCTTCCTGAGAAGCCACCTGGGCAGGTACCTGGCCGCTGACAAGGACGGGAAGGTGTCCTGTGAAGCCGAGAAGCCAGGCAGAGACGGGCGCTTCACTATTGTCACCCAGTCAGATGGGCGCTGGGCACTGCAGTCTCAGCCCTACAAGCGCTTCTTTGGGGGCTCGGAAGACAGGCTGTCCTGCTTCGCCCAGGCCGTCACCGAGGCCGAGCTGTGGACCGTCCACCTGGCCATCCACCCGCAGGCCAACCTGCTGAGCATCAGCCGGAGGCGGTACGCACACCTGAGCGCCTTGGAGGACGAGATCTCCACCGACAGCAACATCCCCTGGGGTGTGGACGCGCTCATCACCCTCACCTTCCAGAACCAGCGGTACTGCCTGCGGGCCTGCGACAACCGCTACCTGCAGAACGACGGCGCCCTGGTGCCGGAGCCCGGCCCGCGCACCGGCTACACCCTGGAGTTCAAGGCAGGGAAGCTGGCTTTCAAGGACTGCAACGGGAAGTACCTGGCGCCCATGGGGCCCACGGGCACCCTGAAGGCCGGGAGGAGCTCCAAGCCGGGCAAGGACGAACTCTTTGATCTGGAGGAGAGCCACCCGCAAGTGGTTTTCCTGGCGTCCAATGGCCGATACGTCTCCATCCGGCAAG GTGTCAACGTCTCGGCCAACCAGGACGAAGAGATGACCCACGAGACCTTCCAGATGCAAATTGACAGAGAGACCAAGAAGTGCGTCTTCCATTCCAACGCGGGCAGCTCCTGGACCCTGGTGTCGCACGGGGGCATCCAAGTCACTGCCACCAGCGT tgccgccaACAACATGTTCGACATCGAGTGGCGCGGCCGGCGGGTGGCCCTCAAGGCCAGCAACGGCAAGTACATCTGCGCCAAGAAGAACGGGCAGCTGGCCGCGGTTAGCGACTCCGTTG gGGAAGACGAGGAGTTCGTCCTCAAGCTGATTAACCGGCCCATCCTGGTGCTGCGGGGCGACCACGGCTTCGTCTGCTGCCACCGCGGCTCCAACCTGTTGGATGCCAACCGGGCCACCTACGACGTCTTCCAGCTGCTCTTCAGCGACGGGGCCTATCACATCCGGG GCCTGGGCGGCAAGTTCTGGTACATCGCCAGCAGCGGTGCCATCTGCAGCGACGGGGAGATGTCCGAGGATTTCTTCTTCGAGTTCCGGGAACGCGGGCGCGTGGCCGTCCGGGGGAAGAACGGCAAATACCTGCGCGGGGACACAGCCGGCACCCTGCGCGCCGATGCCGACTCCCTGCCCCGTGCCACGCTCTGGGAGTACTGA